One genomic region from Onychostoma macrolepis isolate SWU-2019 chromosome 23, ASM1243209v1, whole genome shotgun sequence encodes:
- the si:ch211-236h17.3 gene encoding carbohydrate sulfotransferase 11 produces the protein MIKPKVGRMFLATCVGSFFILILYFQNISRSASEQISGRNSFSVKSGRSPLQTLQENDQLEQSAVQATLQGRRELLEETCRTHTRKRRVLGPEDLRHLIVDDKHKLLYCYVPKVACTNWKRVLMVLTGDGRYREPLAIPANEAHVVGNLRSLSEYSTAEINKRLRTYLKFVFVREPFERLVSAYRNKFTRSYNTAFHKRYGTKIIRRHRVDPQADALEKGNDVSFEEFVYYLVDPQTQREEPFNEHWERVHSLCHPCLIHYDVVGKYETLAQDSRYILKLAGAEGEVKFPATSKSTRTTGDMAAKFFDNISPFYQKKLFNLYRMDFLLFNYSVPAYLKLR, from the exons CTTCTGAACAGATTTCGGGCCGGAACAGTTTCTCAGTTAAATCGGGAAGAAGTCCTTTGCAAACACTACAAGAAAATGACCAG CTGGAGCAGTCTGCAGTGCAGGCCACTCTGCAGGGTCGAAGGGAACTCCTGGAGGAAACCTGTCGCACCCACACCCGCAAAAGACGCGTACTCGGCCCGGAGGACCTCCGCCACCTTATAGTGGACGATAAACACAAGTTATTGTATTGCTATGTCCCCAAAGTGGCATGTACAAACTGGAAACGTGTGTTGATGGTGCTAACAGGAGATGGGCGCTATCGCGAACCACTGGCTATTCCAGCCAACGAGGCTCACGTAGTGGGAAACCTGCGTTCGCTCTCAGAGTACTCCACGGCTGAGATCAACAAGCGCCTACGCACATACCTGAAGTTTGTCTTTGTGCGCGAACCCTTCGAGAGACTTGTCTCCGCATATCGCAACAAATTTACCCGTAGCTACAACACGGCCTTCCATAAACGCTACGGGACCAAAATCATCCGGAGGCATCGTGTAGACCCCCAAGCTGATGCACTGGAAAAAGGCAATGACGTCTCCTTTGAGGAATTTGTGTATTATTTAGTAGACCCCCAGACTCAGAGAGAGGAACCGTTCAATGAGCACTGGGAAAGGGTTCACTCGCTTTGCCACCCTTGCTTGATCCATTACGACGTGGTGGGCAAGTACGAAACTCTTGCACAAGATTCGCGCTACATCCTGAAGTTAGCAGGTGCTGAAGGAGAGGTCAAATTCCCGGCCACGTCCAAAAGCACCAGGACCACAGGTGACATGGCCGCCAAGTTCTTCGACAACATCAGTCCGTTTTACCAGAAGAAACTCTTCAACCTTTACCGAATGGACTTCTTGCTTTTTAACTACTCTGTGCCGGCATACTTGAAGTTGAGATGA